From a single Accipiter gentilis chromosome 10, bAccGen1.1, whole genome shotgun sequence genomic region:
- the RAMAC gene encoding RNA guanine-N7 methyltransferase activating subunit: protein MTSLVDMPLNYEKMFAHRFTSDDEEYQEYLKHPADPPPIVEEWRSRSGGNQRNRDRFQDGRYFRGDRYNWQGDYRSNQRPERSWGNSYQQHRQGQSYSSHYGQYGYNSYNPGPRYHPY from the exons ATGACTTCCTTGGTTGACATGCCCTTGAATTATGAAAAGATGTTTGCTCATCGATTCACATCAGATGACGAAGAATACCAAGAATACCTGAAACACCCTGCAGATCCCCCTCCTATAGTTGAAGAATGGAGAAGCAGATCTGGTGGCAACCAGAGAAACAGAGATCG GTTTCAAGATGGTAGATATTTTAGAGGAGACAGATACAACTGGCAAGGTGACTATAGATCTAATCAGAGGCCAGAAAGAAGTTGGGGTAATAGCTACCAGCAGCACAGACAAGGACAATCGTACTCCTCCCACTATGGACAATATGGCTACAACTCCTACAACCCAGGGCCTCGTTACCATCCCTACTGA